A genomic segment from Alteribacillus bidgolensis encodes:
- the spoIIIAE gene encoding stage III sporulation protein AE, producing the protein MVKKMSLCILFIMLLLPGIDTYAETENEEKVDGEENTGIEELKEQHLESLGLEEVTKFWEQLSREYGVFLPESQKGSIKDFLTGDKSFHPKEWGIAFIRFSLHEVTANGQLMGTLLLLAVFSAILKALQNAFEEESVSKAAYGVIFIVLIIIALNSFYIAMNYVQETVADMVHFMIALLPLMLALLASSGSFATAGLFHPLVIMLVQSSGILIQYVILPFLFFSAVLSIVSSLNEHIKVTKLAELLRNAAMGVLAVFFTVFLGVISVQGATAAVTDGIAIRTTKFLAGNFVPVIGRMFTDAADTALGASVLLKNTIGLAGVGILFIICAFPAIKILVIGFIFHLTAALIQPLGEGALLDALSTLGKTVLSMFAALAAVSFMFFLALTLIIASGNISLMVR; encoded by the coding sequence ATGGTAAAAAAAATGTCTCTATGCATCCTTTTTATCATGTTGCTTTTACCTGGAATAGACACGTATGCAGAAACAGAAAACGAAGAGAAAGTTGATGGTGAAGAAAATACTGGGATTGAAGAGTTAAAAGAACAACACTTGGAATCTTTAGGGCTGGAAGAGGTAACGAAATTTTGGGAGCAGCTGTCAAGGGAGTACGGAGTTTTTTTACCAGAATCACAAAAAGGGTCCATTAAAGATTTCTTAACTGGTGACAAGTCGTTTCATCCCAAAGAATGGGGTATAGCTTTCATTCGTTTTTCGCTGCATGAAGTAACAGCAAATGGGCAATTGATGGGGACATTGCTGCTGCTGGCTGTATTTAGTGCGATATTAAAGGCATTACAAAATGCTTTTGAAGAGGAATCGGTTAGTAAAGCAGCATACGGTGTCATTTTCATTGTATTAATAATTATTGCCCTAAACAGTTTTTATATTGCAATGAATTATGTGCAAGAAACCGTAGCTGACATGGTCCATTTTATGATTGCTCTACTGCCTTTAATGCTTGCTCTTTTAGCTTCTAGCGGATCATTTGCTACCGCTGGTTTATTTCATCCTCTCGTTATAATGCTCGTACAATCGAGCGGTATATTAATACAGTACGTTATTTTACCTTTTTTATTTTTCTCGGCAGTACTTAGCATTGTAAGCAGCTTAAATGAACACATCAAAGTAACTAAACTTGCTGAATTACTAAGAAATGCTGCTATGGGTGTACTGGCTGTATTTTTTACCGTTTTTCTAGGAGTAATTTCAGTTCAAGGGGCAACCGCAGCTGTAACAGATGGAATTGCTATCCGGACTACTAAATTTCTAGCAGGTAACTTTGTTCCAGTAATCGGGAGAATGTTTACGGACGCTGCAGATACAGCGCTTGGCGCATCTGTACTTCTTAAAAACACAATTGGACTTGCCGGTGTAGGGATACTTTTTATTATTTGTGCGTTTCCAGCTATTAAAATTTTAGTTATTGGATTTATTTTTCACTTAACGGCAGCATTAATACAGCCTTTGGGCGAAGGTGCGTTACTTGATGCCCTTTCTACACTGGGAAAAACAGTACTTTCCATGTTCGCGGCATTAGCAGCTGTATCTTTCATGTTTTTCCTTGCACTTACATTAATTATAGCTTCAGGGAATATTTCTTTGATGGTGAGGTGA
- a CDS encoding YqhR family membrane protein — protein sequence MMENYWLYHQRVAAIGFFGGLFWSCISYALHYLNFTKLGPAMAMLPWALPDWKNSYLGHLTGILFISLLSIAVAFFYRFIFQKWDSIWPGIGFGIVLWLVIFYLLHPLFPGVGPVNTLGTSTVVTTLCLFILYGVFIGYSISYEYNEFQRHEA from the coding sequence ATGATGGAAAATTATTGGTTATATCATCAAAGAGTAGCTGCAATTGGTTTTTTTGGAGGATTATTTTGGAGCTGTATTAGCTATGCCTTACATTATTTAAATTTTACTAAACTTGGGCCAGCTATGGCGATGCTGCCGTGGGCTCTGCCCGATTGGAAAAATTCCTACCTCGGCCATTTGACGGGTATCTTATTTATTTCGCTTTTGTCTATTGCTGTAGCTTTTTTCTACCGGTTTATATTTCAAAAATGGGATTCCATTTGGCCGGGAATTGGTTTTGGAATAGTTCTTTGGCTCGTTATTTTCTATTTGCTTCATCCATTATTTCCTGGGGTAGGTCCTGTGAATACATTAGGTACTTCAACGGTGGTCACAACTCTGTGTCTTTTTATATTATATGGTGTATTTATAGGTTATTCCATCTCTTATGAATACAACGAATTTCAACGCCACGAAGCGTAA
- a CDS encoding M24 family metallopeptidase has protein sequence MSNRFDQLRRVLRDRSVEGIFINSHTNRRYISGFTGTAGALFVTQTDAYFITDFRYIQQAEDQCRDCKIIEQTASIYASLGKLIKETDIKSLAFEKEHVSYAAYEFLKENVDAELKPMKGIVEAIRLIKDDKELAVLKEAAEIADSTFKHIAAFIKPGMKEIDVSNELEFFMRKQGAESSSFDIIVASGWRSALPHGVASDKVIESRELVTLDFGAYYKGYCSDITRTIAVGEPSEELKKIYETVYEAQTKAVEEIKPEMTGVEADAIARDYINNNGYGKYFGHGLGHGLGMEVHEGPQLSPKGKNILKPGMVVTVEPGIYVPEVGGTRIEDDIVITKQGNERLTRSPKELIIVGE, from the coding sequence ATGAGCAATAGATTCGATCAACTTCGCCGTGTCTTAAGAGATCGCTCAGTTGAAGGTATATTTATAAACAGCCATACAAACAGAAGGTATATATCAGGATTCACTGGTACAGCCGGAGCTTTATTTGTTACGCAAACGGATGCTTATTTTATTACTGATTTTAGATACATACAGCAAGCCGAAGATCAATGCAGAGATTGTAAAATTATAGAACAAACTGCATCTATATATGCATCCTTAGGCAAATTAATAAAAGAAACGGACATTAAGTCTTTGGCATTTGAAAAGGAACATGTGAGCTATGCTGCATATGAATTTTTAAAAGAAAATGTCGATGCTGAATTAAAGCCGATGAAAGGTATCGTAGAAGCAATTAGACTAATTAAAGACGATAAAGAATTAGCAGTATTAAAAGAAGCAGCAGAAATAGCTGACAGTACTTTTAAACATATTGCTGCTTTTATTAAACCGGGTATGAAAGAAATAGATGTAAGTAATGAACTTGAATTTTTTATGCGAAAACAAGGAGCAGAGTCGTCTTCTTTTGATATTATTGTAGCATCTGGGTGGAGGAGTGCACTTCCACACGGAGTCGCAAGTGACAAAGTTATTGAATCCAGAGAGCTAGTTACTCTTGACTTTGGGGCGTACTACAAAGGATATTGTTCTGATATTACTAGGACGATTGCAGTAGGTGAACCTTCTGAAGAGTTAAAAAAAATATACGAAACTGTTTATGAAGCACAAACAAAAGCGGTGGAGGAGATAAAACCCGAAATGACCGGAGTTGAAGCGGATGCAATAGCAAGGGATTACATAAACAACAACGGTTATGGAAAATATTTTGGGCACGGCCTTGGACACGGTTTAGGGATGGAGGTTCATGAAGGGCCGCAGCTCTCTCCTAAAGGCAAAAATATATTGAAACCGGGAATGGTTGTAACCGTTGAACCTGGTATTTATGTTCCTGAGGTTGGGGGAACTCGTATTGAAGATGATATTGTGATTACGAAACAGGGGAATGAAAGACTTACCCGTTCTCCAAAAGAATTAATCATAGTTGGAGAATGA
- a CDS encoding DUF1385 domain-containing protein: protein MNTFEAGKSLIFEEIKNYSRLHQHC, encoded by the coding sequence ATAAATACATTTGAAGCAGGAAAATCACTTATTTTTGAAGAAATTAAAAATTATTCACGTTTACATCAACACTGCTAA
- the spoIIIAD gene encoding stage III sporulation protein AD has product MEIVQVVGFGLIATFLIMVINEQKPVIALAIALVTGAMIFLFIMAPLQAALELISTLSGQAGINNMYIQTLLKIIGIAYLSEFGAHIARDADQESIASKIELAGKMMIIMMAIPIFQVLIETVLALIPGGA; this is encoded by the coding sequence ATTGAAATCGTGCAAGTGGTCGGTTTCGGTCTCATCGCCACTTTTTTAATTATGGTCATTAACGAACAAAAACCTGTTATCGCATTAGCTATTGCATTAGTAACAGGAGCAATGATTTTTTTGTTTATAATGGCTCCATTGCAAGCTGCGTTAGAACTCATCTCAACTCTCTCGGGACAAGCTGGCATTAATAATATGTATATTCAAACACTTTTAAAAATTATAGGCATTGCTTATTTATCTGAGTTTGGAGCTCATATAGCAAGAGATGCTGACCAGGAATCGATTGCTTCTAAAATTGAACTTGCAGGGAAAATGATGATTATTATGATGGCGATTCCAATCTTTCAAGTATTAATTGAAACGGTACTGGCTCTTATACCCGGCGGAGCGTAA
- the spoIIIAC gene encoding stage III sporulation protein AC, whose product MAYDVNTIFQIAGIGIIVAMIHTVLKQMGKEDWAHWVTLIGFVVVLYMVATIIDDLFQKIKSVFLFQG is encoded by the coding sequence TTGGCCTATGATGTAAACACTATATTTCAAATAGCAGGCATTGGGATTATCGTAGCTATGATCCACACAGTATTAAAGCAAATGGGGAAAGAAGATTGGGCGCACTGGGTCACTTTAATTGGATTTGTCGTTGTTTTGTATATGGTTGCAACCATTATAGATGATCTTTTTCAAAAGATAAAAAGTGTTTTTTTGTTTCAAGGATAG
- the mntR gene encoding transcriptional regulator MntR — MPTPSMEDYLERIYKLIEEKGYARVSDIAEALEVHPSSVTKMVQKLDKKDYLVYEKYRGLVLTAKGKKVGKRLVYRHELLEDFLKLIGVDKAYIYDDVEGIEHHLSWDAIDRIGDVVQFFQENDERIQLLKEIQRKNEADEIEEM, encoded by the coding sequence ATGCCCACCCCAAGTATGGAAGATTATTTAGAAAGAATTTATAAATTAATAGAAGAAAAAGGATATGCAAGAGTGTCGGATATAGCAGAGGCACTTGAAGTACACCCCTCTTCTGTTACGAAAATGGTTCAAAAACTTGATAAAAAAGATTACCTGGTGTATGAAAAATATAGGGGACTTGTACTAACAGCAAAGGGAAAAAAAGTCGGAAAAAGATTGGTTTATAGACATGAACTGCTAGAGGACTTTTTAAAATTGATTGGTGTAGATAAAGCATATATCTATGACGATGTAGAAGGGATAGAGCACCATCTTAGCTGGGATGCCATAGATCGTATTGGAGATGTGGTTCAATTCTTTCAAGAAAACGATGAAAGAATACAATTATTAAAAGAGATTCAGCGGAAAAATGAAGCGGATGAAATAGAAGAAATGTAA
- a CDS encoding vitamin B12-dependent ribonucleotide reductase encodes MGATMQQVIKVDKQKLNQDIELFPQVHPVTEDMHMTKKGVSRLVMLDRYTFKDTEKKTLKNGDFVVLTVKEDPKFPARGFGIVMELDWDAGKAKVLVDDSFHHVLDPEEAETGLITRSLDVIEKPLEIYYEQIAKRNATGLAEVETTDEKREQSFQRFYEELVNMNFIPAGRVLYGAGAKTDVTYFNCYVMPFIEDSREGISEHRKQVMEIMSRGGGVGTNGSTLRPRNTLARGVNGKSSGSVSWLDDIAKLTHLVEQGGSRRGAQMIMLADWHPDILEFIISKMQNPRILRFLLDHTEDEQIKMLVKEKLKFSPLTETEEALYQGVLNYKNIPGQGGFDSKVIQEAEEKLKNGGTYSVNSPEFLTGANISVCLTNDFMDAVENDEDYELRFPDVENYTKEEMKQYNKYWQEIGDVRQWEAKGYGIRTYRKIKAKELWKLINICATYSAEPGIFFIDNANEQTNAQSYGQKVVATNPCGEQPLAPYSVCNLAAVNLAEMADKENKVVDFEKLKQTVETGVRMQDNVIDATPYFLEENTHQAKGERRIGLGVMGLHDLLIYAETSYGSKEGNQLIDEIFKTIATTAYRTSVELAKEKGSFPFLVGETEEKTKELRQAFINTGYMKNMPEDIRQAVLQHGIRNSHLLTVAPTGSTGTMVGVSTGLEPYFSFKYYRSGRLGKFIEVNAEIVQEYLEQNPEADNSNLPEFFISAMDLTPEAHADVQCVIQKWVDSSLSKTVNAPRGYTVEQVQKVYERLYRGGAKGGTVYVDGSRDAQVLSLKAEENDLDASTEATENDQEKNENKVVLVDTIKDVRSTTINFGNEIGDTCPVCREGTVEDMGGCNTCTNCGAQLKCGL; translated from the coding sequence ATGGGTGCTACCATGCAGCAAGTAATAAAAGTTGATAAACAAAAGTTAAACCAAGATATTGAACTTTTCCCCCAAGTACACCCGGTTACCGAAGATATGCATATGACCAAAAAAGGTGTATCTCGTTTAGTAATGCTTGACCGGTATACCTTTAAAGATACAGAGAAAAAAACATTGAAAAACGGAGACTTTGTAGTACTGACTGTTAAAGAAGATCCAAAATTCCCAGCTAGAGGTTTTGGAATTGTCATGGAATTAGATTGGGATGCTGGAAAAGCTAAAGTATTAGTAGATGACAGTTTTCACCACGTGCTCGACCCAGAAGAAGCAGAAACAGGGCTAATAACGAGATCACTTGACGTCATCGAAAAACCGCTTGAAATTTACTATGAACAAATAGCGAAACGAAATGCTACAGGCCTAGCTGAAGTAGAAACAACAGATGAGAAACGAGAACAATCTTTTCAACGGTTTTATGAAGAATTGGTCAATATGAACTTCATTCCTGCAGGGCGTGTTTTATACGGAGCAGGAGCTAAAACAGATGTTACTTATTTTAATTGTTATGTGATGCCTTTTATTGAGGATTCAAGGGAAGGAATCTCTGAACACCGTAAACAAGTTATGGAAATAATGAGCCGAGGAGGCGGAGTGGGGACAAACGGATCTACCCTTCGACCTAGAAATACATTAGCAAGAGGTGTAAATGGAAAATCCTCAGGGTCTGTTTCCTGGCTCGATGACATTGCAAAGCTTACTCATTTAGTTGAACAAGGAGGATCCCGTCGTGGTGCTCAGATGATCATGCTTGCAGACTGGCACCCAGACATTCTCGAATTTATTATTTCTAAGATGCAAAATCCTCGGATTTTAAGGTTTTTGTTAGATCATACAGAGGATGAGCAGATTAAAATGTTAGTGAAAGAAAAATTAAAATTCAGTCCGTTGACAGAAACAGAAGAAGCTTTATATCAGGGAGTTTTAAATTATAAAAATATCCCAGGTCAAGGTGGATTTGATTCTAAAGTTATTCAAGAAGCAGAAGAAAAATTGAAAAATGGCGGAACGTATTCTGTCAATTCGCCGGAATTTTTAACAGGAGCCAACATTTCTGTATGTTTAACAAATGATTTCATGGATGCTGTAGAAAATGATGAAGATTATGAATTGCGCTTTCCTGATGTAGAAAATTACACAAAAGAAGAAATGAAACAGTACAATAAATATTGGCAGGAAATTGGAGATGTCCGTCAGTGGGAAGCAAAAGGATATGGTATTCGTACGTATCGAAAAATTAAAGCAAAAGAATTATGGAAGCTGATTAATATATGTGCCACTTACTCTGCAGAACCAGGTATTTTCTTCATTGATAATGCCAATGAGCAAACAAACGCTCAAAGCTACGGACAAAAGGTAGTGGCAACTAATCCTTGCGGCGAACAGCCGCTTGCACCATATTCAGTATGCAACTTAGCTGCAGTGAATCTTGCTGAAATGGCGGATAAAGAAAATAAAGTAGTAGATTTTGAGAAACTCAAGCAAACAGTAGAAACCGGTGTACGTATGCAAGATAATGTAATCGATGCGACCCCGTATTTTCTCGAGGAAAACACACATCAGGCCAAAGGAGAGCGGCGGATTGGCCTGGGTGTAATGGGGCTGCACGATTTACTGATTTACGCTGAAACAAGTTATGGATCAAAAGAAGGGAATCAGCTTATTGATGAAATCTTTAAAACGATTGCTACAACCGCGTACCGGACAAGTGTTGAATTAGCCAAAGAAAAAGGCAGCTTTCCATTTCTTGTTGGAGAGACGGAAGAAAAAACCAAAGAACTGCGTCAAGCATTCATTAATACCGGTTATATGAAAAATATGCCAGAAGACATACGACAAGCTGTTTTACAGCATGGGATCCGCAACTCTCATCTTCTTACAGTAGCGCCGACTGGAAGTACGGGAACGATGGTTGGTGTAAGCACCGGCCTTGAACCTTATTTCTCCTTTAAATATTATCGAAGCGGAAGGCTTGGTAAATTTATTGAAGTAAATGCAGAGATTGTCCAAGAATATTTGGAACAAAACCCAGAAGCCGATAACAGCAATCTTCCTGAATTTTTTATTTCTGCAATGGACTTAACACCAGAAGCACATGCTGATGTTCAATGTGTCATCCAAAAATGGGTAGACAGTTCTCTATCTAAAACGGTTAATGCCCCGCGCGGATATACGGTAGAACAGGTGCAAAAGGTGTATGAAAGACTTTATCGCGGAGGAGCCAAAGGCGGCACGGTTTATGTAGATGGAAGCCGTGATGCCCAAGTTCTTTCTCTAAAGGCAGAAGAAAATGATTTGGATGCCAGCACAGAAGCGACGGAGAACGACCAAGAAAAAAATGAAAATAAGGTTGTACTCGTAGATACAATCAAAGATGTACGTTCTACTACCATTAATTTTGGAAATGAAATCGGTGATACTTGCCCAGTTTGCCGAGAAGGAACGGTTGAAGATATGGGCGGATGCAATACATGTACTAACTGCGGTGCTCAATTAAAGTGTGGTCTGTAA
- the spoIIIAA gene encoding stage III sporulation protein AA, which translates to MDDIFALLPENLQQLFDKISNWFSIEEIRIRIFSPVEIITSEKAFYLCNNDNDPYVITEEDIEYILNQLSEFSMYAFQEELKQGFITTRGGHRVGVGGQVIHEKGIIQSLKHIRYFNIRVAKDHKGAAKQYLDKLYANGYDDTLIIGAPQSGKTTFLRDLARCASKGMPEINLPSKKVAIVDERSELAACYKGIPSFDVGPRTDVLDGCPKAVGMMMMIRSMSPEMIIVDEIGRPEDAEAIMEAIHAGVTIVCSAHGTSLNEIKRRPILQELLTNGIFSNIVTLTRRQGAMNANIDSFVKWQKAAEK; encoded by the coding sequence ATGGATGACATCTTTGCGCTGTTGCCTGAAAATCTACAACAATTATTTGATAAAATTTCTAATTGGTTTTCCATAGAAGAAATTCGGATTAGAATATTTTCTCCCGTAGAGATCATAACGTCAGAAAAAGCATTTTATCTTTGTAACAATGATAATGACCCGTATGTCATTACGGAGGAGGATATTGAATATATATTAAACCAGTTAAGCGAATTTTCGATGTATGCATTTCAGGAAGAATTGAAGCAAGGTTTCATAACGACCAGAGGAGGACATCGGGTTGGTGTCGGAGGACAAGTCATCCATGAAAAAGGGATTATACAAAGTTTAAAACATATTCGATATTTTAACATTAGAGTTGCGAAAGACCATAAAGGAGCAGCTAAGCAATATTTAGACAAGCTATATGCAAATGGTTATGACGATACATTAATCATTGGTGCTCCTCAATCGGGTAAAACAACCTTCCTTCGTGATCTTGCTAGATGTGCTAGTAAAGGTATGCCCGAAATAAATCTGCCTTCAAAAAAAGTAGCGATTGTTGATGAACGTTCTGAGCTGGCCGCGTGTTATAAAGGAATCCCTTCTTTTGATGTTGGGCCGAGGACAGATGTGTTAGATGGCTGTCCAAAAGCTGTAGGAATGATGATGATGATTCGATCGATGAGTCCTGAAATGATAATTGTAGATGAAATCGGGAGACCAGAAGATGCAGAAGCGATTATGGAAGCCATACATGCAGGTGTAACGATTGTTTGTTCTGCACATGGAACTTCACTTAATGAGATTAAAAGACGTCCCATTCTACAAGAATTATTGACTAATGGAATTTTTAGTAATATTGTTACGCTCACTCGAAGGCAAGGAGCCATGAATGCAAATATAGACAGCTTTGTAAAATGGCAAAAGGCGGCTGAAAAATGA
- the spoIIIAF gene encoding stage III sporulation protein AF, giving the protein MDWLTSWMSNLIVFLLAAFLLEMLLPASSLQKYARLVLSFILMLIIIEPLLSLTNGQVEDIWEQELANLNFQPIQSASIESNMNNKKNEIEEGQDAYISKQVSNHLREQVEETIKERWGWEIEELQTEWEGDDPEEMKVYLSLARFSPEENKTDIEPVNIQVEETEEIDDKEKISAIEQDVYSYLTQTWEVDEEQIHITTAKEGG; this is encoded by the coding sequence ATGGATTGGTTAACCAGCTGGATGAGCAATTTAATTGTTTTTTTGCTTGCTGCGTTCTTATTAGAAATGCTGCTTCCGGCCTCATCATTGCAAAAATATGCCAGGCTGGTGCTTTCTTTTATATTAATGCTTATAATTATTGAACCTCTTTTATCGTTAACAAATGGACAAGTAGAAGATATATGGGAGCAAGAATTAGCAAACTTGAATTTCCAGCCAATTCAATCGGCATCGATAGAATCTAACATGAATAATAAGAAAAACGAAATAGAAGAGGGACAAGATGCATATATTTCTAAACAAGTATCTAACCATCTAAGAGAACAAGTAGAAGAAACAATAAAAGAACGTTGGGGGTGGGAAATTGAAGAGCTCCAAACAGAATGGGAAGGAGACGATCCAGAAGAAATGAAGGTTTATCTTTCCCTTGCTAGATTTTCACCTGAAGAAAACAAGACGGATATTGAACCAGTAAACATTCAGGTGGAAGAAACGGAAGAAATAGATGACAAAGAAAAAATTTCAGCAATAGAACAGGACGTATACTCGTATTTGACGCAAACATGGGAAGTAGATGAAGAACAAATTCACATCACAACAGCAAAGGAGGGGGGATAG
- the efp gene encoding elongation factor P encodes MISVNDFKTGLTVEVDNDIWQVIDFQHVKPGKGAAFVRSKLRSLRTGNIQEKTFRAGEKINRAHIERRKMQYLYSSGDDHTFMDNETFDQLELTSKQIEQQLNFLKENMEVQIITYGSETLGVEVPNTVELEVTETEPGIKGDTASGGTKPAVLETGYTVQVPFFVNEGEKLVIDTRSGEYVSRA; translated from the coding sequence ATGATTTCAGTAAATGATTTTAAAACGGGCCTAACAGTAGAAGTAGACAATGACATTTGGCAGGTCATTGATTTTCAACATGTTAAACCTGGAAAAGGTGCAGCGTTTGTAAGGTCCAAATTGCGCAGCCTTCGGACCGGCAACATTCAAGAAAAAACATTTCGTGCCGGAGAAAAAATAAACCGGGCACACATAGAACGCCGCAAAATGCAATATTTGTATTCGAGCGGAGATGACCATACTTTCATGGATAACGAAACATTTGATCAACTGGAACTAACGAGTAAGCAAATTGAACAGCAGCTTAACTTTTTGAAAGAAAATATGGAAGTACAAATTATAACGTACGGATCAGAAACACTTGGAGTAGAAGTGCCAAATACAGTAGAACTAGAAGTAACTGAAACAGAGCCTGGTATTAAAGGAGATACTGCTTCAGGTGGAACAAAACCAGCTGTACTTGAAACAGGCTACACGGTTCAAGTTCCTTTCTTTGTTAATGAAGGTGAAAAACTTGTTATAGATACTAGAAGCGGTGAGTATGTATCAAGGGCATAA
- a CDS encoding patatin-like phospholipase family protein → MRIDGVFAGGGVKAFSFLGALEIMEERGYCFERTAGTSAGALMAALVKAGYTAKELQSIIMPLKANDLLDKTKLMEHAPWLAWLSVYWNLGLYRGDKLERWINSLLAQKNIYTFKDLPKGSLKIIASDLTSGRIMVLPDDLSNYGYKEEEFPISLAVKMSCMLPYFFRPVKLKTGYRKTNIVVDGGILSNFPLWLFKERKSGRCIRPVIGFQLSPSLKEMPYNKIKNAVELYQSLFDTMRKAHDLMYISKNDAKNVVFLPVEDIKCTQFDLDNQQKEELVNIGRIETKKFLKKWQG, encoded by the coding sequence ATGAGAATTGATGGTGTTTTTGCTGGTGGTGGTGTAAAGGCATTTTCTTTTTTAGGAGCATTAGAAATAATGGAAGAACGAGGGTATTGTTTTGAGAGGACAGCCGGAACGAGTGCAGGTGCACTAATGGCAGCTTTAGTAAAAGCAGGATATACTGCAAAGGAACTTCAATCTATCATCATGCCATTAAAAGCAAACGACCTGCTTGATAAAACGAAATTAATGGAACATGCTCCGTGGCTGGCATGGTTGTCTGTTTATTGGAATTTAGGTTTATATAGAGGAGATAAACTTGAAAGATGGATAAACAGCTTGTTAGCCCAAAAGAATATTTATACATTTAAAGACCTTCCAAAGGGCAGTTTAAAAATTATTGCTTCAGACCTTACGTCTGGCAGGATAATGGTTCTCCCAGATGACCTTTCTAATTATGGATATAAAGAAGAAGAATTTCCAATATCTTTAGCAGTGAAGATGAGCTGTATGCTGCCTTATTTTTTTAGACCTGTCAAATTAAAAACAGGATATAGAAAAACGAACATTGTAGTAGATGGAGGAATACTAAGTAATTTTCCTTTATGGCTTTTTAAAGAACGAAAGTCAGGACGTTGTATACGACCAGTAATAGGATTTCAATTGTCCCCGTCTCTTAAGGAGATGCCCTATAATAAAATAAAAAATGCTGTGGAATTATATCAGTCACTGTTCGACACGATGAGAAAAGCGCATGACTTAATGTATATTTCAAAAAACGACGCGAAAAATGTCGTGTTTCTCCCTGTAGAAGATATTAAGTGTACACAATTTGATTTAGATAATCAGCAAAAAGAAGAATTAGTGAATATAGGACGAATAGAAACGAAAAAATTTTTAAAGAAATGGCAAGGATAA
- the spoIIIAB gene encoding stage III sporulation protein SpoIIIAB yields the protein MSWLGALFILTACTWIGFEIAKKLTERPRQLRQLKVALQSFEAEIMYGMSPLAEASEKISKQLPAPVSYLFKYFGDYLKNGERNAQKAWTKSLEETWPYTAMGAQEKEVMMQFGSTLGKHEKMQQQKHIRLAMVHLEKEESEAKEKQNRYEKMSKTLGFLAGLLLIILFL from the coding sequence ATGAGCTGGCTTGGTGCTTTATTTATATTAACCGCATGCACGTGGATTGGTTTTGAAATTGCAAAAAAACTGACAGAAAGGCCGAGGCAGCTGCGCCAATTAAAAGTTGCGCTGCAAAGTTTTGAGGCAGAAATAATGTATGGAATGAGTCCGCTCGCTGAGGCAAGTGAAAAAATTAGTAAGCAGCTTCCGGCACCTGTGTCTTACTTGTTTAAATATTTTGGGGATTATTTAAAAAACGGGGAACGTAATGCTCAAAAAGCTTGGACGAAAAGCCTTGAAGAAACATGGCCGTATACAGCTATGGGAGCACAGGAAAAAGAAGTAATGATGCAATTTGGGTCCACGCTTGGAAAACACGAAAAAATGCAGCAGCAAAAACACATCAGACTAGCAATGGTCCATTTAGAAAAAGAAGAATCAGAAGCTAAGGAGAAACAAAACCGATATGAAAAGATGTCAAAAACACTTGGATTTTTAGCAGGATTGCTGTTAATTATACTGTTTTTATAG
- a CDS encoding SA1362 family protein — MSRLPANPFLLLLFGLAALGLGYQLVTNPLGLITYLVVGAAVAVGMYFLFTRVILKRMSMSQYQTAARPKSNTKNKSYKAVKQPQTKNKPLKKRPSRPINKRRSDHNLTVIEGKKNRKKNRALF, encoded by the coding sequence ATGTCCCGTCTACCAGCAAATCCTTTTTTGCTCCTTCTTTTCGGTCTGGCGGCTTTAGGGTTAGGGTATCAACTGGTAACAAATCCACTAGGTTTAATTACCTATCTGGTTGTAGGTGCTGCAGTTGCTGTTGGTATGTATTTCTTATTTACAAGGGTGATTTTAAAACGAATGAGTATGAGCCAATATCAGACTGCTGCACGCCCTAAATCAAATACTAAAAACAAAAGCTACAAAGCAGTAAAACAACCTCAAACTAAAAATAAACCATTAAAAAAACGCCCCTCTCGCCCAATAAATAAAAGGCGAAGCGATCATAATTTAACTGTAATTGAGGGGAAAAAGAATCGAAAAAAGAACAGGGCTCTTTTTTAA